CGCTTTTATTTCCTCAGGCGTCATACCGTTGAAGGCTTGCGACAGCTGGTAGAGATAGGCCATGCGATCGGCTCCGACGACGACGTCTTTGCCTGCGGCGAGATCGGCGAGTTGCTCGGGAGTGAGCGTGGAGGCTTCGATCAAGCGGTCGTGGTAATCGGACGGCAGCATCGCGCGGACCAATCCGTCCCGGAGGACGGCCCCGTCGTCCTTGCCGTTCTTCGAATTCAGCTCTGGCTTTTTCTTTTCCTCGTCCTTCTTTTCTTCCTCTGGCTTGAAGATGTCAGGCAGTCCGCCCTCTTTGGCGCCAGACGCAAACTTGACCGAGTTCTTGATGGTGTCGTACTCGGTCTTGAATCCCGTTACGCGTCCTTTGATCCCCATCATCTCCGAAGTCGCGGTCTTGACGATGTTGTCGACCCGGTTGATGCCTTCGCGGGCAATGGGTATCAGCTTGCGTTCGCGGTCCTGCGCACTGGTGGCGGGCAGCGAGTTGGCCATGCTCTCGACCCAGCCTTTGGCATTGTCGAGGTTCGTGCGCCCGACGCTGACGACGTTGGCGGCGTTCTTGACCTCGGCGGCCATCTTCTGGTCGAGATCGGCCAGCTTCTGGTAGACCTGCGCGTGATCTTTGTTGGCAGCGGCGTAGGCGTTGGCACCGGAGCCCTGCCAACGGTCGTCGGGCGCGGCGGCCTCGACGCTGGCTTTCATCTGCGTGAGGCTGCGACTCTGGTCGAACTGCGAACCGTCGGTGGGCACTCCCTGGCCGAAGGTTTCACGGGCCTTGTTCCATGTCGAGTAGAACCCGTCAAGCGCACCCATCGTGGCGCCCCCTCCTCACACGCATGCGGCAGGCACAAGTCTAAGGTCCGGCAAATGCCCCGAAGAGCGCGAATTCACCCACCGGCCTGCCGCGTGGCGTCGGCGGCGGCAGCGTCCATGCCGAGGTCGCGGTAGCGGGACGCGACGTGGTGCAACGCAGCCGAGTCGCCGGCGGCCAGCGCGGCCGCGTGCGCTTTGGTGACCTCACCGAAGGCACAGGTCAGGTCCATCCGGCCGAGTGCGTCGACGGCACGGGTGTCACCGAGCCGCACGGCGTCGTGGAGGGCGCGCAGGGCGACTGCGGTCTGTCCGCCACGCTCGGCAGCCTTCACCGCGTCGCGGGCCCCATCGATGGCGCTGACGGCATCCTTGCGGGCAAAGCAGGTCCAGGCGCGGGCCAGCGCGAGTTCAGGGGCGAACAGCATGGACTTGAGCCCGTGCCGGGATTCAGCGCGAGACAGCGCCTTTCCGGCCTCGACGGGCATGCCGCGCTGACCGAGCGCCTGGGCCAACAACATCCATGCCAACGATCCCCACGAGTATCCGGTGGGTGCCAAAGTGGCTGTGGCCCTGCGCAGCAACGCGATGGCCTCGTCGAGCTGACCGCGGACGATGAGGATGTCGGCCAGCAACACCTCGCCGATCGCTCGGCCCGGTTGCAGCAACTGTGCGAAATCGGTGAGCTGGCACGCCAATTCGTGGGCCTTCTCCAATGAGCCGCTGAGCAGCCGTGCCGTCGTCTGGCCGAAACCGCTGGTGAACCGCAGCAGGCCGGGATGGCCGGCGTCGATCGCGCGTTGGGCAAACACGTCGACGTCGTCGAACTGGCCGATGCGCGCTGAACTGAGCGCTGCGGTGGACGCTGCCCAGCCGACGGCGGTGTCGTCGGCGTCCGGCGAATCCAGTACCTGGCCGGCCAGTTCCAATGCCCGCCGGGGAGTCCCGGAGTTCATGGTGAATGTCGCCAGCAGCGCGTCGAGGGTGACCTGGGCGTGTGGGGTGCCCACGCGGTTGCGGGTGGCACGCAGGAACGCGACGGCCCGCTCGGGCTCCGAACGCATCCAGAACTGATTGGCCGCCCGCGGCAGCGCCCACGCCATCAACGCGTCCTCATCCAACGCGGCGGGATCGATCTGGGCGAGCACCTCGTCGGCCTCGCGTCCGCGCCCCTGCCAGCCCAGCGCATACGCCAGCGTCAACCGTGCCTGGAACCCGCCGTCGGCTCGAAGCGCGGCGCGTCCCAGACGCTCGCTGAGTTCGAGGTCGCCGAGCCGCAACGCCTCCGTGGCCGCGTTGACCAGGTCGTCGGTCGGCATCGACACGTCGGAATCGAGCGCGAGCACCGCGAGCCGCAGCCGGTCCACCACGGCGCGCCGCGGCGTCTTCGCCAGCTGCTCGACGACGGCCGTGCGCAGTCGACGCAGCCCCGGCCCACCCACATTCGCGCGAACGGCGTTGAGAAACAACACGTGACGGCAGTGCACCATCGGCTGCGCGACGTCGTCCTCGACCACCACCGCGCCGGCCTCGCAGGCGCGCTGCACGGTG
This genomic window from Mycolicibacterium goodii contains:
- a CDS encoding AAA family ATPase; the protein is MPVDWVIAPHDRALDGVEAGLHQRSGAVLLGPEGVGKTSLARSAAQWLGPEFRRVVRVTGTESNAAVPFGAVAHLIDVPETHRTADVMRAARESLGSELLLVVDDAHLLDRLSAALVYQLTESGAAKLIATATVDRPVPEEVSALWDEGLLARIEVEPPGYDSARLGQQVAAFIADLPQEAVQILQHLAVQDPLPLADMTALTSADTVQRACEAGAVVVEDDVAQPMVHCRHVLFLNAVRANVGGPGLRRLRTAVVEQLAKTPRRAVVDRLRLAVLALDSDVSMPTDDLVNAATEALRLGDLELSERLGRAALRADGGFQARLTLAYALGWQGRGREADEVLAQIDPAALDEDALMAWALPRAANQFWMRSEPERAVAFLRATRNRVGTPHAQVTLDALLATFTMNSGTPRRALELAGQVLDSPDADDTAVGWAASTAALSSARIGQFDDVDVFAQRAIDAGHPGLLRFTSGFGQTTARLLSGSLEKAHELACQLTDFAQLLQPGRAIGEVLLADILIVRGQLDEAIALLRRATATLAPTGYSWGSLAWMLLAQALGQRGMPVEAGKALSRAESRHGLKSMLFAPELALARAWTCFARKDAVSAIDGARDAVKAAERGGQTAVALRALHDAVRLGDTRAVDALGRMDLTCAFGEVTKAHAAALAAGDSAALHHVASRYRDLGMDAAAADATRQAGG